In the Ramlibacter tataouinensis TTB310 genome, one interval contains:
- a CDS encoding TPM domain-containing protein produces the protein MVSKIRRLLKHRWLDDFDTRRALPPELLERLAGRVAASERRHSGEIRLYVEAGLPNSYIWRGATARERAVALFGKLRVWDTEQNNGVLIYLLLAEHAIEIVADRGLARQVEAHDWQAIVAHMRQAFREGRFEDGLTQALEEVSALLVRHFPLAPGQANPNELPDAPVVG, from the coding sequence ATGGTGTCCAAGATCCGACGATTGCTCAAGCACCGCTGGCTCGATGACTTCGACACCCGGCGTGCCCTGCCGCCCGAGCTGCTGGAGCGCCTGGCAGGGCGCGTGGCAGCGAGCGAGCGCCGCCACAGCGGCGAGATCCGCCTCTACGTCGAGGCCGGCCTGCCCAACAGCTACATCTGGCGCGGCGCGACGGCGCGCGAGCGCGCGGTGGCCCTGTTCGGCAAGCTGCGCGTCTGGGACACCGAGCAGAACAACGGCGTGCTGATCTACCTGCTGCTGGCCGAGCACGCCATCGAGATCGTGGCCGATCGCGGTCTGGCGCGCCAGGTGGAGGCGCACGACTGGCAGGCCATCGTCGCCCACATGCGCCAGGCGTTCCGCGAGGGCCGCTTCGAGGACGGCCTCACCCAGGCGCTGGAGGAGGTGTCGGCGCTGCTGGTGCGGCACTTCCCCCTGGCCCCGGGCCAGGCCAACCCCAACGAGCTGCCCGACGCGCCGGTGGTCGGCTAG
- a CDS encoding TPM domain-containing protein has product MDAARLHWARAALALLALLLLAALARAQDVLPVPELTARVIDQTGTLDPVQRQGIEERLAQIERGKGSQVVFLMVPTTQPEDIASYANRVANTWKIGRREVGDGVLLIVAKDDRRVRIEVAKTLEGAIPDLAARQIIEDAITPAFRRGDYAGGLQAAADQIAARINNEPLPAPQQQRTPGGGAAGAGGFNFFDLAIFLFFAVPIAGAVLRGVFGRKLGALVTGGGVGGIALLITSSLVVAGVAGLVALLITLVSGGFGAGLGGRRRGYGGGWVAGPYIGGGFGGGGWGGGAGGFGGGGFGSGGGGDFGGGGASGDW; this is encoded by the coding sequence ATGGATGCCGCCCGCCTGCACTGGGCGCGAGCAGCCCTCGCCTTGCTGGCGCTGCTGCTGTTGGCCGCGCTGGCGCGCGCCCAGGACGTGCTGCCCGTGCCCGAGCTCACGGCGCGGGTGATCGACCAGACCGGCACGCTGGACCCCGTCCAGCGCCAGGGCATCGAGGAGCGGCTGGCGCAGATCGAGCGCGGCAAGGGCTCGCAGGTGGTGTTCCTGATGGTGCCCACCACGCAGCCGGAGGACATCGCCAGCTACGCCAACCGCGTCGCCAACACCTGGAAGATCGGCCGGCGCGAGGTGGGCGACGGCGTGCTGCTGATCGTGGCCAAGGACGACCGCCGGGTGCGCATCGAGGTGGCCAAGACGCTGGAGGGCGCCATCCCCGACCTGGCGGCGCGGCAGATCATCGAAGATGCCATCACGCCGGCGTTCCGCCGCGGCGACTACGCGGGCGGCCTGCAGGCCGCGGCCGACCAGATTGCCGCGCGCATCAACAACGAGCCGCTGCCGGCGCCGCAGCAGCAGCGCACGCCCGGCGGCGGCGCTGCCGGCGCGGGGGGCTTCAACTTCTTCGATCTGGCGATCTTCCTGTTCTTCGCCGTGCCCATCGCCGGGGCGGTGCTGCGCGGCGTCTTCGGCCGCAAGCTGGGCGCCCTGGTCACCGGCGGCGGCGTGGGCGGCATCGCGCTGCTCATCACCTCCAGCCTGGTGGTGGCCGGCGTCGCCGGCCTGGTGGCCCTGCTGATCACCCTGGTGTCCGGCGGCTTCGGCGCCGGCCTGGGCGGCCGCCGCCGCGGGTACGGCGGCGGCTGGGTGGCCGGGCCCTACATCGGCGGCGGCTTTGGCGGCGGGGGCTGGGGCGGCGGCGCCGGGGGCTTCGGCGGCGGCGGCTTCGGCTCGGGCGGCGGTGGCGATTTCGGCGGCGGCGGCGCCTCGGGAGACTGGTGA
- a CDS encoding LemA family protein, protein MRTLRSLTRWLALLATALAVSGCGYNEFQRLDEQTRAAWSEVLNQYQRRADLVPNLVATVKGEANFEQETLTRVIDARAKATSVQVTPETLNDPQAFQRFQQAQGELSSALSRLLVVSERYPDLKANQGFRDLRVQLEGTENRITVARNRYIQAVQQYNVLARSFPTNLTAMAFNYEPKPSFTVQNEAEISAPPRVDFGTGGASAPAR, encoded by the coding sequence ATGCGGACCCTGCGAAGCTTGACACGATGGCTGGCCCTCCTCGCCACGGCCCTGGCCGTGAGCGGCTGCGGCTACAACGAATTCCAGCGCCTGGACGAGCAGACCCGCGCCGCCTGGAGCGAGGTGCTCAACCAGTACCAGCGCCGCGCCGACCTGGTGCCCAACCTGGTGGCCACCGTCAAGGGCGAGGCCAACTTCGAGCAGGAGACGCTGACCCGCGTGATCGACGCGCGCGCCAAGGCCACCTCGGTGCAGGTCACGCCCGAGACGCTGAACGACCCGCAGGCCTTCCAGCGCTTCCAGCAGGCGCAGGGCGAGCTGTCCTCCGCGCTCAGTCGGCTGCTGGTGGTGAGCGAGCGCTACCCGGACCTCAAGGCCAACCAGGGCTTCCGCGACCTGCGGGTGCAATTGGAAGGCACGGAGAACCGCATCACCGTCGCGCGCAACCGCTACATCCAGGCGGTGCAGCAGTACAACGTGCTGGCGCGCAGCTTTCCCACCAACCTGACGGCGATGGCGTTCAACTACGAGCCCAAGCCCAGCTTCACCGTGCAGAACGAGGCCGAGATCTCCGCGCCGCCGCGGGTGGACTTCGGCACCGGCGGCGCCAGCGCGCCCGCCCGCTGA
- a CDS encoding YybH family protein, with amino-acid sequence MRKTKLQAANLEGNADDVEAAFYDALQSGDIDKLMACWADEDDIVCIHPGGPRVVGAMAIRATFEAMFANGSIRAWPERLRKIESVGSAVHHLVERVEVLTPGGPRNAWVVATNVYLKTAQGWRLVAHHASPGSSSETLEVADGPQVLH; translated from the coding sequence ATGCGCAAGACCAAGCTCCAGGCCGCCAACCTCGAGGGGAACGCCGACGACGTGGAGGCCGCGTTCTACGACGCGCTGCAGAGCGGCGACATCGACAAGCTGATGGCTTGCTGGGCCGACGAGGACGACATCGTCTGCATCCACCCGGGCGGCCCGCGGGTGGTGGGCGCCATGGCCATCCGCGCCACCTTCGAGGCCATGTTCGCCAACGGCAGCATCCGCGCCTGGCCGGAGCGGCTGCGCAAGATCGAATCGGTGGGCAGCGCGGTGCACCACCTGGTCGAGCGGGTGGAGGTGCTCACGCCCGGCGGCCCGCGCAACGCCTGGGTGGTCGCCACCAACGTCTACCTCAAGACCGCCCAGGGCTGGCGCCTGGTGGCTCACCACGCCAGCCCGGGCAGCTCCAGCGAGACCCTGGAGGTGGCGGACGGGCCGCAGGTGCTGCACTGA
- a CDS encoding YheT family hydrolase, whose translation MEYAAPAWLPGGNLQTIWPALFARRVFGGPVRYRRERWTAPDGDFIDLDWLAGGSAAHAVASVGAHGLLVLFHGLEGSSRSHYAEAFADFARAHGLAYVVPHFRGCSGELNHGPRAYHSGDHEEIGWILARLRERHPGPLLAVGVSLGGNALLRWAGEQEGAAARLASAVAAVCSPIDLAAGGTAIGRGFNRLVYTGMFLRSMKPKALAKLAQHPGLFDREALLAARDLYAFDNVFTAPLHGFQGTDDYWARASAKPHLHRIRIPALVLNARNDPFVPAASLPAAHEVGPRVTLWQPATGGHVGFPSGRPPAHVRAMPEQVGRWLMAAAGLRPAAQAWRGRAPQ comes from the coding sequence ATGGAGTACGCAGCGCCGGCCTGGCTGCCCGGCGGCAACCTGCAGACCATCTGGCCGGCCCTGTTCGCGCGGCGCGTGTTCGGCGGGCCGGTGCGCTACCGGCGCGAGCGCTGGACCGCGCCCGACGGCGACTTCATCGACCTGGATTGGCTGGCAGGGGGCAGCGCAGCGCACGCAGTGGCAAGCGTGGGGGCTCACGGTCTCCTGGTGCTGTTCCATGGGCTGGAAGGCTCCTCGCGCAGCCACTATGCCGAGGCCTTTGCCGACTTCGCCCGCGCCCACGGGCTGGCCTACGTGGTACCGCACTTCCGCGGCTGCAGCGGCGAGCTCAACCACGGGCCGCGCGCCTACCACTCGGGCGACCATGAGGAGATCGGCTGGATCCTGGCGCGGCTGCGCGAGCGGCATCCCGGCCCGCTGCTGGCCGTGGGCGTCTCGCTGGGCGGCAATGCGCTGCTGCGCTGGGCCGGCGAGCAGGAAGGCGCGGCGGCCCGCCTGGCATCGGCGGTGGCTGCCGTGTGCTCGCCCATCGACCTGGCGGCCGGTGGCACGGCGATCGGCCGCGGCTTCAACCGGCTGGTCTACACCGGCATGTTCCTGCGCAGCATGAAGCCCAAGGCCCTGGCCAAGCTGGCCCAGCACCCCGGCCTGTTCGACCGCGAAGCGCTGCTGGCGGCGCGCGACCTCTACGCCTTCGACAACGTGTTTACCGCGCCGCTGCACGGCTTTCAGGGCACCGACGACTACTGGGCCCGCGCCTCGGCCAAGCCGCACCTGCACCGCATCCGCATCCCGGCGCTGGTGCTGAATGCGCGCAACGACCCGTTCGTGCCGGCGGCCAGCCTGCCGGCCGCGCACGAGGTCGGTCCACGGGTGACGCTCTGGCAACCGGCCACCGGCGGCCACGTCGGCTTTCCCAGCGGCCGGCCGCCGGCCCACGTGCGGGCCATGCCCGAGCAGGTGGGGCGCTGGCTGATGGCGGCCGCCGGCCTGCGCCCGGCCGCTCAGGCCTGGCGCGGCAGGGCGCCGCAGTAG
- a CDS encoding response regulator → MTLSVLLVEDSGVLRRSLRDLLHRLGGFRVVAELAAEAPALQWLRAHARGWDLAVVDLVLEQGTGMAVIAACKAQPVAGRVVVFSDYVTDEVRDYCLRLGADAVFQKGRDGTALADYCGALPRQA, encoded by the coding sequence ATGACATTGTCCGTACTGCTCGTCGAAGACTCCGGTGTGCTGCGCAGGTCCCTGCGGGACCTGCTGCACCGCCTGGGCGGCTTCCGGGTCGTGGCCGAGCTCGCGGCCGAGGCACCGGCGCTGCAGTGGCTGCGCGCGCATGCCAGGGGCTGGGACCTGGCCGTGGTGGACCTGGTGCTCGAACAGGGCACGGGCATGGCCGTCATCGCGGCCTGCAAGGCGCAGCCGGTCGCCGGCCGCGTGGTGGTGTTCAGCGACTACGTCACCGACGAGGTGCGCGACTACTGCCTGCGGCTGGGCGCCGACGCGGTGTTCCAGAAGGGCCGCGACGGCACGGCGCTGGCCGACTACTGCGGCGCCCTGCCGCGCCAGGCCTGA
- a CDS encoding RNA polymerase subunit sigma-32, whose protein sequence is MVRDQDDIAIAFSLWEQARKELAEAENRLYDRRKANTDPKALDVLDAEIAVLRVRADRLLGQAIEALREQANKLSGGQRRPDRPGKKN, encoded by the coding sequence ATGGTCCGCGACCAAGACGACATCGCCATCGCCTTCTCCCTGTGGGAACAAGCACGCAAGGAGCTGGCCGAGGCCGAGAACCGGCTGTACGACCGGCGCAAGGCCAACACCGATCCCAAGGCGCTGGACGTGCTGGATGCGGAAATCGCGGTGCTGCGGGTGCGGGCCGACCGCCTGCTGGGGCAGGCCATCGAGGCGCTGCGCGAGCAGGCCAACAAGCTGTCGGGCGGCCAGCGCCGCCCGGACCGCCCCGGCAAGAAGAACTGA
- a CDS encoding hydroxysqualene dehydroxylase, with protein sequence MSEVLIAGGGVAGLACASWLAGAGVRVTVLESETFLGGRASSWTDEVTGERVDIGPHVLSSEHRNFIALLERLGTAGQVRWQPDPLITLLDAGRALRMRAPAWPVPLHGLPALPNALRCVSPADLLSNLRLAWRATRMDEAACLALDGEDALAYLRRMGVSARFTEWFFASAVLALLNVPLESCSAASLMRVFRLMLGRSGWHFGFPTVGLADLFVPGARAAVEAAGGRVLTSAAVHALLVRDGRFEGVVLEDGRRLHAGAAVLALPPQAIAELGRRGQGIALEALARDADAFRPSPYVSTLLWLDRPVTGERFWARTVAAGDLNTDFYELNNIRSPGQGRPALIAANAIHAQAAWHWSDAQLVERTLREVREFAPPAAQAAVVHSRVHRIPMAIPCPQPGTERLRPANATPVEGLWLAGDWTATAVPCSMESAARSGALAAEAVAARLGQRLAVAVPAPETTGIVAALRRRSAPPRRAPSA encoded by the coding sequence ATGAGCGAAGTCCTTATCGCCGGAGGAGGCGTCGCCGGGCTGGCGTGCGCCAGCTGGCTGGCCGGCGCCGGGGTGCGGGTCACGGTGCTGGAAAGCGAAACGTTCCTGGGCGGGCGCGCCAGCAGCTGGACCGACGAGGTGACGGGCGAGCGGGTCGACATCGGGCCGCACGTCCTGAGCAGCGAGCACCGCAACTTCATCGCCCTGCTGGAGCGCCTGGGCACGGCCGGCCAGGTGCGGTGGCAGCCCGATCCGCTGATCACGCTGCTGGACGCCGGCCGCGCGCTGCGCATGCGCGCGCCGGCCTGGCCGGTGCCGCTGCATGGGCTGCCCGCGCTGCCCAACGCGCTGCGCTGCGTGTCGCCGGCGGACCTGCTGTCCAACCTGCGCCTGGCCTGGCGGGCCACCCGCATGGACGAGGCCGCCTGCCTCGCGCTGGACGGCGAGGACGCGCTGGCTTACCTGCGCCGCATGGGCGTCAGCGCGCGCTTCACCGAATGGTTCTTCGCCTCGGCCGTGCTGGCCCTGCTCAACGTCCCGCTGGAGAGCTGCTCGGCGGCCTCGCTGATGCGGGTGTTCCGGCTGATGCTGGGGCGCAGCGGCTGGCATTTCGGCTTCCCGACCGTGGGCCTGGCCGACCTGTTCGTGCCCGGCGCCCGCGCAGCCGTCGAGGCGGCCGGCGGCCGGGTGCTCACCTCGGCCGCGGTGCATGCGCTGCTGGTGCGGGACGGACGCTTCGAAGGCGTCGTCCTGGAGGACGGCCGGCGCCTGCACGCCGGCGCGGCGGTGCTCGCCCTGCCGCCGCAGGCCATCGCCGAGCTCGGGCGGCGCGGCCAGGGGATCGCGCTGGAGGCGCTGGCGCGGGACGCCGACGCGTTCCGGCCCAGCCCCTACGTCAGCACCCTGCTGTGGCTGGACCGGCCGGTGACCGGGGAACGCTTCTGGGCCCGCACGGTCGCGGCGGGCGACCTGAACACCGATTTCTACGAGCTGAACAACATCCGCTCGCCCGGGCAGGGGCGGCCCGCGCTGATCGCCGCGAACGCCATCCACGCGCAGGCGGCCTGGCACTGGAGCGATGCGCAGCTGGTCGAGCGCACGCTGCGCGAGGTGCGCGAGTTCGCGCCGCCCGCGGCCCAGGCCGCCGTGGTGCATTCGCGCGTGCACCGCATCCCCATGGCCATCCCCTGCCCGCAGCCCGGCACCGAGCGCCTGCGCCCGGCCAATGCGACGCCGGTGGAAGGCCTGTGGCTGGCCGGCGACTGGACGGCGACGGCCGTGCCCTGCTCCATGGAAAGCGCGGCGCGGTCGGGCGCGCTGGCCGCCGAGGCGGTGGCCGCACGGCTGGGGCAGCGGCTGGCCGTGGCCGTGCCCGCGCCGGAGACCACCGGCATCGTGGCCGCGCTGCGGCGCCGCAGCGCGCCACCGCGGCGGGCACCCTCGGCATAA
- the mrdA gene encoding penicillin-binding protein 2 codes for MTELRNVQADLSRFRARVLVASLAVLVCFLLLAARLVWLQVIKHDELDEQAEANRTAIVPVVPNRGLILDRNGIVLATNYSAYTLEITPPRLAAGLDDTIDELARIVEIQPRDRRRFKKLLEESKGFESLPIRTKLSDEEVARFAAQRFRFPGVDIKARLFRNYPWGELASHVIGYIGRINQAEKKQMEDWPEEDQGNYRGTEYIGKLGVEQSLEKQLHGTTGVEQVETSAGGRAVRKLDSKPATPGDTVMLSIDIKLQKLVEDMYGDRRGALVALDPKSGEVLAFVSKPTFDPNLFVDGIDAENWQALNESIEKPLLNRALRGTYPPGSTYKPFMALAALETRKRSATQVIYDSGTWSYGGHVFRSHGDHGLGAVDMHTSIVKSSNVYYYQLANDMGVDAMHDFMKPLGFGQFTGIDIFGEVRGVLPSQEWKRNYYRRPEQKKWFGGETISLGIGQGYNSFTMLQLAQATATLANNGVKHKPRLVIATQDPMTRDIRPVPAKPPENLGFKPENVAVIRKAMVGVTQGGTSARVFAGAGYLSGGKTGTAQAVTIGQREKYNASKLEEHQRDHALYIAFAPADDPKIAVAAIVENAGFGAASAAPITRRVFDYWLMGQYPSEEDLAAVRKGQAANPVGKPRNAAEVAWPPGAAAAAAAAVAPSLPASAPQAALPVRAAPTRVSLPAR; via the coding sequence ATGACCGAACTCAGGAACGTCCAAGCCGACCTCTCGCGCTTTCGCGCGCGGGTGCTGGTGGCCAGCCTGGCGGTGCTGGTGTGCTTCCTGCTGCTGGCCGCCCGCCTGGTGTGGCTGCAGGTGATCAAGCACGACGAGCTGGACGAGCAGGCCGAGGCCAACCGCACGGCCATCGTGCCCGTCGTGCCCAATCGCGGCCTGATCCTGGACCGCAACGGCATCGTGCTGGCCACCAACTACTCGGCCTACACGCTGGAGATCACGCCACCGCGCCTGGCCGCCGGCCTGGACGACACCATCGATGAGCTGGCCCGCATCGTCGAGATCCAGCCGCGCGACCGGCGCCGCTTCAAGAAGCTGCTGGAGGAATCCAAGGGCTTCGAATCGCTGCCGATCCGCACCAAGCTCAGTGACGAGGAGGTGGCCCGCTTCGCCGCCCAGCGTTTCCGCTTCCCCGGCGTGGACATCAAGGCCCGCCTGTTCCGCAACTACCCCTGGGGCGAGCTCGCCAGCCACGTGATCGGCTACATCGGCCGCATCAACCAGGCCGAGAAGAAGCAGATGGAGGACTGGCCGGAGGAGGACCAGGGCAACTACCGCGGCACCGAGTACATCGGCAAGCTGGGCGTGGAACAGAGCCTGGAAAAGCAGCTGCACGGCACCACCGGCGTCGAGCAGGTCGAGACCTCGGCCGGCGGCCGGGCCGTGCGCAAGCTCGACAGCAAGCCGGCCACGCCCGGCGACACCGTGATGCTGTCCATCGACATCAAGCTGCAGAAGCTGGTGGAGGACATGTACGGCGACCGCCGCGGCGCGCTGGTGGCGCTGGACCCCAAGAGCGGCGAGGTGCTGGCCTTCGTGTCCAAGCCGACCTTCGACCCCAACCTGTTCGTCGACGGCATCGACGCCGAGAACTGGCAGGCGCTCAACGAATCCATCGAAAAGCCGCTGCTCAATCGCGCGCTGCGCGGCACCTACCCGCCCGGCTCCACCTACAAGCCCTTCATGGCGCTGGCGGCACTGGAGACCCGCAAGCGCAGCGCCACGCAGGTGATCTACGACAGCGGCACCTGGTCGTACGGCGGCCACGTGTTCCGCAGCCACGGCGACCACGGCCTGGGCGCCGTGGACATGCACACCAGCATCGTCAAGTCCAGCAACGTGTACTACTACCAGCTGGCCAACGACATGGGCGTGGACGCGATGCACGACTTCATGAAGCCGCTGGGCTTCGGCCAGTTCACGGGCATCGACATCTTCGGCGAGGTGCGCGGCGTGCTGCCCAGCCAGGAGTGGAAGCGCAACTACTACCGGCGCCCCGAGCAGAAGAAATGGTTCGGCGGGGAGACCATCTCGCTGGGCATCGGCCAGGGCTACAACAGCTTCACCATGCTGCAGCTGGCGCAGGCCACCGCCACCCTGGCCAACAACGGCGTCAAGCACAAGCCGCGCCTGGTGATCGCCACCCAGGACCCCATGACGCGCGACATCCGCCCGGTGCCGGCGAAGCCGCCGGAGAACCTGGGCTTCAAGCCCGAGAACGTGGCCGTGATCCGCAAGGCCATGGTGGGCGTGACCCAGGGCGGCACCTCGGCGCGCGTGTTCGCCGGCGCCGGCTACCTGTCGGGCGGCAAGACCGGCACGGCGCAGGCGGTCACCATCGGCCAGCGCGAGAAGTACAACGCCTCCAAGCTGGAGGAGCACCAGCGCGACCACGCGCTGTACATCGCGTTCGCGCCGGCCGACGACCCCAAGATCGCGGTGGCGGCGATCGTCGAGAACGCCGGTTTCGGCGCCGCCTCGGCGGCGCCCATCACCCGGCGCGTGTTCGACTACTGGCTGATGGGCCAGTACCCCAGCGAGGAAGACCTGGCCGCCGTGCGCAAGGGCCAGGCCGCCAACCCGGTCGGCAAGCCGCGCAATGCGGCCGAGGTGGCCTGGCCGCCCGGCGCCGCCGCGGCCGCGGCGGCAGCCGTCGCGCCCTCGCTGCCGGCCTCCGCGCCCCAGGCGGCCTTGCCGGTGCGCGCCGCGCCCACGCGCGTTTCCCTGCCGGCCCGGTAG
- the mreD gene encoding rod shape-determining protein MreD has protein sequence MIMRPGQQLLLPANPLFIWFSLLAALVVNVLPLGRLAWQPDVLALVVVFWSVHQPQRVGIGAAFVFGLFMDVHQAALLGQHALAYAALSFFAITIHRRLLWFSVPSQALQVLPLFVAAHAIELALRMISGGSFPGLGILLAPVIESLLWPIVSIILLAPQRRAPDPDENRPI, from the coding sequence GTGATCATGCGCCCCGGGCAGCAGCTGCTGCTGCCGGCCAATCCCCTGTTCATCTGGTTCAGCCTGCTGGCGGCGCTGGTGGTCAACGTGCTGCCCCTGGGCCGGCTGGCGTGGCAGCCGGACGTGCTGGCCCTGGTGGTGGTGTTCTGGAGCGTGCACCAGCCGCAGCGCGTGGGCATAGGCGCGGCCTTCGTGTTCGGCCTGTTCATGGACGTGCACCAGGCCGCCCTGCTGGGACAGCATGCGCTGGCCTACGCGGCGCTGAGCTTCTTCGCCATCACCATCCACCGCCGCCTGCTGTGGTTCTCGGTGCCCTCCCAGGCCTTGCAGGTGCTGCCGCTGTTCGTCGCCGCCCACGCCATCGAGCTGGCGCTGCGCATGATTTCCGGCGGCAGCTTCCCCGGCCTGGGCATCCTGCTGGCGCCCGTGATCGAATCCCTGCTTTGGCCCATCGTCAGCATCATCCTGCTGGCGCCGCAGCGCCGCGCGCCCGATCCGGATGAGAATCGCCCCATCTAG
- the mreC gene encoding rod shape-determining protein MreC — MPLGTLDRAPPPFFKQGPSAASKLMVCSALALFLMVADTRFRITQPLRAAVASVLYPVQWLALRPVLLVRHGASYFQSMTGAQSAQAEASLKLAQQAQRAGQVEQLALENERLRKLLDLRDRISTPSQAAEVLYDAADPYTRKVIIDKGLAQGVEPGSPVVDEAGVLGQVTRVHPLISEVTLVTDADNAIPVLNTRTGARSVAYGDPSGSHAGSLELRFMADNADVQAGDLLTTSGVDGIYPAGLPVARVAKVERRADSVFARIHCTPQALVDGARHVMVLKPISAQIPPRPRPQPQDAALVRKGVKK, encoded by the coding sequence ATGCCACTCGGCACCCTCGACAGAGCCCCCCCGCCGTTCTTCAAGCAGGGCCCGTCCGCCGCATCCAAGCTGATGGTGTGCAGCGCCCTGGCGCTGTTCCTGATGGTGGCGGACACGCGCTTTCGCATCACCCAGCCGCTGCGCGCCGCGGTGGCCTCGGTCCTGTACCCGGTGCAGTGGCTGGCCCTGCGGCCGGTGCTGCTGGTGCGCCATGGCGCCTCCTATTTCCAGTCGATGACGGGCGCGCAGTCGGCGCAGGCCGAGGCCAGCCTCAAGCTGGCGCAGCAGGCGCAGCGCGCCGGCCAGGTCGAGCAGCTGGCCCTGGAGAACGAGCGGCTGCGCAAGCTGCTGGACCTGCGCGACCGGATCAGCACGCCCTCGCAGGCGGCCGAGGTGCTGTACGACGCGGCCGACCCCTACACCCGCAAGGTCATCATCGACAAGGGCCTGGCGCAGGGCGTCGAGCCCGGCTCGCCCGTGGTCGACGAGGCCGGCGTGCTGGGCCAGGTGACCCGGGTGCACCCGCTGATCAGCGAGGTAACGCTGGTCACCGACGCCGACAACGCCATCCCGGTGCTCAATACCCGCACCGGCGCGCGCAGCGTGGCCTACGGCGACCCCTCGGGCTCGCATGCCGGATCGCTCGAGCTGCGCTTCATGGCCGACAACGCCGACGTGCAGGCCGGCGACCTGCTGACCACCAGCGGCGTGGACGGCATCTACCCGGCGGGGCTGCCGGTGGCGCGGGTGGCCAAGGTCGAGCGCCGCGCCGATTCGGTCTTCGCCCGCATCCACTGCACGCCGCAGGCGCTGGTGGACGGCGCACGGCACGTGATGGTGCTCAAGCCGATCTCGGCGCAGATCCCGCCGCGGCCGCGGCCGCAGCCCCAGGATGCCGCGCTGGTGCGCAAGGGAGTCAAGAAGTGA
- a CDS encoding rod shape-determining protein, whose product MFGAFRRYISTDLAIDLGTANTLIFVRDKGIVLDEPSVVAIRHEGGPQGKKTIQAVGHEAKAMLGKVPGNIEAIRPMKDGVIADFTVTEQMLKQFIKMVHPRSVLKPSPRIIICVPCGSTQVERRAIRESALGAGASEVYLIEEPMAAAIGAGLPVSEASGSMVVDIGGGTTEVGVISLGGMVYKGSVRVGGDKFDEAIISYIRRNYGMLIGEPTAEAIKKTIGSAFPGSEVKELEVKGRNLSEGVPRSFTISSNEILEALTDPLNNIVSAVKNGLESTPPELGADIAERGMMLTGGGALLRDLDRLLAEETGLPVLVAEDPLTCVVRGCGIALERMERLGSIFTSE is encoded by the coding sequence ACCTGGCCATCGACCTGGGGACGGCCAACACGCTGATCTTCGTGCGGGACAAGGGCATCGTGCTGGACGAACCCTCGGTGGTCGCCATCCGGCACGAGGGCGGCCCGCAGGGCAAGAAGACCATCCAGGCGGTGGGCCACGAGGCCAAGGCGATGCTGGGCAAGGTGCCCGGGAACATCGAGGCGATCCGCCCGATGAAGGACGGCGTGATCGCCGACTTCACCGTCACCGAGCAGATGCTCAAGCAGTTCATCAAGATGGTCCATCCGCGGTCCGTCCTGAAACCCTCGCCGCGCATCATCATCTGCGTGCCCTGCGGCTCCACCCAGGTGGAGCGCCGCGCCATCCGCGAGTCGGCCCTGGGCGCCGGCGCGAGCGAGGTGTACCTGATCGAGGAACCCATGGCCGCGGCCATCGGCGCCGGCCTGCCGGTGTCGGAGGCGTCCGGCTCCATGGTGGTGGACATCGGCGGCGGCACCACCGAGGTGGGCGTCATCTCCCTGGGCGGCATGGTCTACAAGGGCAGCGTCCGCGTGGGCGGCGACAAGTTCGACGAGGCCATCATCAGCTACATCCGCCGCAACTACGGCATGCTGATCGGCGAGCCGACGGCCGAGGCGATCAAGAAGACCATAGGCTCGGCCTTCCCCGGCAGCGAGGTCAAGGAGCTCGAGGTCAAGGGCCGCAACCTGTCCGAGGGCGTGCCGCGCTCGTTCACCATCTCCTCCAACGAGATCCTGGAAGCCCTGACGGACCCCTTGAACAACATCGTGTCGGCGGTCAAGAACGGGCTGGAGAGCACGCCGCCCGAGCTGGGCGCCGACATCGCCGAGCGCGGCATGATGCTCACCGGCGGCGGCGCGCTGCTGCGCGACCTCGACCGCCTGCTGGCCGAGGAGACCGGCCTGCCGGTGCTGGTGGCCGAGGACCCGCTGACCTGCGTGGTGCGCGGCTGCGGCATCGCGCTGGAGCGCATGGAGCGCCTGGGGTCCATCTTCACCAGCGAGTAA